In Nocardia sp. XZ_19_385, the sequence CCTGCCGGGCCTTGGGCAGGCGCAGGGCCGCCGCCACCGGGCCGTACCCGAGCTGCAGATGTCGTCCGAGTTTGATGTTGTCCAGGACCGTCAGGTTGTCGAAAAGCTCGATGTTCTGGAACATTCGGGCGACGCCGAGCCGGGCGATCGCGTCCGGAGTCCGGCCGGTCAACTCCTGGCCGTTCAGAACGATGCTGCCGCGCTGCGGGCGATAGACCCCGTTGAGACAGTTGAAGATCGAGGTCTTACCCGCACCGTTCGGCCCGATCAGCGCCAGCAGCTCACCCGGCTCCACCTCGAACGACACTTCCGAAAGTGCCTTCGTACCACCGAAATTCAGACTCAAGTCGGTGACCTGGAGCAACGCGGTCATGCCGCCCACCCCTTGCGCCGCTTGTAGTGTTTGAGGTCGCGCAGCGAAACCTGGCCTTCCGCACCGAGTCCCAGGTAGAACTCCTGGATGTCGGAGTTGGCGGACAACTCGGCCGCCGGACCGTCCATCACGACCCGCCCCTGTTCGAGCACGTAACCGTGCGTCGCGATGGACAACGCCATCGCCGCGTTCTGCTCGATCAACAGCACCCCGGTTCCCTCGGCATTGATCCGCACGATGAGATCGCGGATCTGCTCGACCACCCGCGGCGCCAAACCGAGGCTCGGCTCGTCGAGCAACAGATACTTCGGCTCCGCCATCAGCGCCCGCCCGATCGCGAGCATCTGCTGCTCCCCGCCGGAGAGCAGGCCACCGCGCTGCTCACGCCGATCGGCCAGGATCGGGAACATCTCGTAGACCCGCTCGAGGCTCGCCGCGACGGTCGCGCGCTTGCGCGTGTGCGCACCCGCGCGCAGGTTCTCCTCGACGGTGAACCCCGCGAACACCCGCCGGCCCTCCATCACCTGCCCGACACCCGCCGCCACGATTTGCGAAGGATTCGCGGAGGTCAGCTCGGCGCCGTCCACGGCCACCGAACCGGCGCTGATGCGCCCGCGGTGCACGCCGAGTAGTCCGGTGATGGCTCGCAGCGTGGAGGTCTTGCCCGCCCCGTTCGCGCCCAGCAGCGCGACAATGCCCTGCTCAGGGACCTCGAGCGAGACGCCGCGGCACACCAGAATCACGTCTTCGTAGACAACCTGCAGGTCCCGAACTTCCAGCACTCGGGCGCTCCTAAATGTGCGCTGCGCCACACTCACCTACGCAGTTGAGACGGCACAGTACCTGTCACGAAACGGCGATATGTCCGTTTTGCTAGATCTGAGGCGGAGCCGTCTCAAAACCGGGCCGGGAGCGGCCGAACCGCGCCGAAATAATGGGAATGAACCCAGCCGCGGGCAGTGTTAACATGACTAGCCCGCAAGGTGCGGGCACGTACGGGGCTGAACGGTTTCGACTGCGTACGTTGATTCAGGGGAAGCGTGTCGGTGCAGGCAAGAGACCACCGTAAGCGTCGCTGCAACCAATTAAGCGCCGATTCCAATCAGCGCGACTACGCTCTCGCTGCCTAAGTAGCGAAGCGTGTCTGTCAGTCCGGGTTCGTCCCTCGACCCGGGTACTGGCATCAGCTAGAGGGAATCACCGTCCAGGTCGGTCGCGGATCTGGGCGGGACATCTAACAGCGACTGGGATCGTCATCCGAGCTTGTTCGCGAGACCCGGAGATCCGAGCAGAGACCTAGCGAACTGCACACGGAGAAGCCCTGAAGACACGGCGGAGGACCCGGGTTCGATTCCCGGCAGCTCCACTTCACTCGATTGGCGGCCCATGCTCATGGAGAGCATGGGCCGCTTCTCGTTTCGTCTATTTTGTGGGGGCGCAGCCCCCACACCCCACCCGGCGGGCTTCGCCCCCGGACCCCCGACATCAGCCGCTCGCCAGCACCTTCGCACTATCCGGAAATACAAAATTCCCGCATTTCGCCACCTTGCTCAGATCTCCGGAATCGCCACTAGCGCAGGCAGCGGCCAGGGTGAACAGCAGCCCCAAGCCGCCAGCAGTGCATGGCTTCAGTAGCTTGAAAATGACAGTACCCCAACGTGATCCACGCACTTCGTAGTCGAGTCGAACTGCGGCCGGCGAGGCATCAGCAATACTACGGGCACGCCGCCGCGCGCCACCAGATCATCGGTCCGCCTTGCCTCAGGGCTCGCGGACAGGTTTCAAGCGGCGCTGGTCGACGGCACCGGAAGGCCGCATCACGGTTGTCGGGTATACAACGTCAGGATT encodes:
- a CDS encoding ABC transporter ATP-binding protein, whose translation is MLEVRDLQVVYEDVILVCRGVSLEVPEQGIVALLGANGAGKTSTLRAITGLLGVHRGRISAGSVAVDGAELTSANPSQIVAAGVGQVMEGRRVFAGFTVEENLRAGAHTRKRATVAASLERVYEMFPILADRREQRGGLLSGGEQQMLAIGRALMAEPKYLLLDEPSLGLAPRVVEQIRDLIVRINAEGTGVLLIEQNAAMALSIATHGYVLEQGRVVMDGPAAELSANSDIQEFYLGLGAEGQVSLRDLKHYKRRKGWAA